From the Pseudomonas putida genome, one window contains:
- the galU gene encoding UTP--glucose-1-phosphate uridylyltransferase GalU: MIKKCLFPAAGYGTRFLPATKAMPKEMLPVVNKPLIQYGVEEALDAGLNEISIVTGRGKRALEDHFDISYELENQIKGTDKEKYLVGIRRLLDECSFSYTRQTEMKGLGHAILTGRPLIGDEPFAVVLADDLCVNLEGDGVLAQMVALYKKYRCSIVAIQEVDPQETNKYGVIAGEEIKDGIFRVDSMVEKPKPEDAPSNLAIIGRYILTPDIFEKIEQTEPGKGGEIQITDALMKQAAEGNVIAYKFKGKRFDCGGAEGYIEATNFCFENFYKAGKAY; encoded by the coding sequence ATGATCAAGAAATGCTTGTTCCCGGCAGCCGGCTACGGCACTCGCTTCCTGCCTGCTACCAAAGCCATGCCCAAGGAAATGCTGCCGGTGGTCAACAAGCCACTGATCCAGTATGGCGTTGAAGAAGCATTGGATGCTGGTCTGAACGAGATTTCCATCGTCACCGGCCGCGGCAAGCGCGCCCTGGAAGACCACTTCGACATCAGCTACGAGCTGGAAAACCAGATCAAGGGCACCGACAAGGAAAAGTACCTGGTCGGTATCCGTCGCCTGCTCGACGAGTGCTCGTTCTCCTACACCCGCCAGACCGAAATGAAAGGTCTGGGCCACGCCATCCTGACCGGCCGCCCGCTGATCGGTGACGAACCGTTCGCCGTGGTACTGGCGGATGACCTGTGCGTCAACCTCGAAGGTGACGGCGTGCTCGCGCAAATGGTCGCGCTGTACAAGAAGTACCGCTGCTCGATCGTCGCCATCCAGGAAGTCGACCCACAGGAAACCAACAAGTACGGCGTGATCGCCGGCGAAGAGATCAAGGACGGCATCTTCCGCGTCGACTCCATGGTCGAGAAGCCGAAGCCGGAGGACGCACCGTCCAACCTGGCGATCATCGGTCGCTACATCCTGACCCCGGACATCTTCGAGAAAATCGAACAGACCGAGCCGGGCAAGGGTGGCGAGATCCAGATCACCGACGCACTGATGAAACAGGCTGCCGAAGGCAACGTGATCGCCTACAAGTTCAAGGGCAAGCGTTTCGACTGCGGTGGCGCCGAAGGCTACATCGAGGCGACCAACTTCTGCTTCGAGAACTTCTACAAGGCCGGCAAGGCGTACTGA
- a CDS encoding c-type cytochrome, producing the protein MKTLLPTLLLLATGTAFANQAPIAMEDQSQLKVPGAQAAPQFAPPAESELPDNAFGKMVREGHALFVDTRRLMPEAVGNGMNCSNCHLDQGRLAHSAPLWGAYPMYPAYRKKNDKVNTFAERIQGCFQFSMNGKPPAADSPQMTALAVYAYWLSIKAPTGVEIAGRGYPEVAQPKGGYDFKRGQQVYREQCAICHGDNGEGQKVAGEYVMPPLWGKDSYNWGAGMHRINTAASFIKYNMPLGKPGSLSDQQAWDVAAWVNRHERPQDPRLVEGSIEKTRLKFHANDGVNLYGQQVDGVLIGQGTGS; encoded by the coding sequence ATGAAAACCTTGCTGCCAACGTTACTGCTGCTGGCCACGGGCACTGCCTTTGCCAATCAGGCACCCATCGCCATGGAAGACCAGTCGCAACTGAAGGTCCCCGGTGCCCAGGCCGCGCCACAATTCGCACCACCCGCCGAAAGCGAGTTGCCGGACAATGCCTTTGGCAAGATGGTCCGCGAGGGCCACGCATTGTTTGTCGATACCCGCCGGTTGATGCCCGAGGCGGTCGGCAATGGCATGAACTGCAGCAACTGCCACCTCGACCAGGGCCGCCTGGCGCATTCCGCGCCGCTGTGGGGTGCTTATCCGATGTACCCGGCCTACCGCAAGAAGAACGACAAGGTGAACACCTTTGCCGAGCGTATCCAGGGCTGCTTCCAGTTCAGCATGAACGGCAAGCCACCGGCCGCCGACAGCCCGCAGATGACGGCGCTCGCCGTATATGCCTACTGGCTTTCGATCAAGGCGCCCACCGGCGTGGAAATTGCCGGTCGCGGTTACCCCGAGGTGGCGCAGCCAAAGGGGGGCTACGACTTCAAGCGTGGCCAGCAGGTCTACCGCGAACAATGCGCCATTTGCCATGGAGACAACGGCGAGGGGCAGAAGGTGGCCGGTGAATATGTGATGCCGCCACTCTGGGGCAAGGACTCCTACAACTGGGGCGCTGGCATGCACCGGATCAATACTGCGGCATCGTTCATCAAGTACAACATGCCCCTGGGCAAACCGGGCAGCCTGAGCGATCAGCAGGCCTGGGACGTGGCCGCCTGGGTCAACCGCCACGAGCGCCCCCAGGACCCGCGCCTGGTCGAGGGGTCCATCGAAAAGACACGGCTGAAGTTCCATGCCAACGACGGCGTCAACTTGTATGGCCAGCAGGTCGACGGAGTGCTGATCGGGCAGGGCACAGGTAGCTGA
- a CDS encoding c-type cytochrome, whose protein sequence is MTPLSRVVIGSLLILAWPAAHAADGQKVFTQGGTNPAAMACLGCHGPDGKGIAAAGFPRLAGLPAGYLSKQLHDWRTGSRQQPVMEPLAKALSEDEIEAVSHYLAGLPVDPAPDLRRQQIASNPTERLALYGDWGRQIPGCAQCHGPGGSGVGEHFPPLAGQPAAYLMAQLNGWRDGSRSNDPNQLMAGVAKAMTDAEVKAIAEYFAHSASPEVKP, encoded by the coding sequence ATGACACCGTTGAGTCGCGTCGTGATCGGCAGCTTGCTGATCCTGGCCTGGCCTGCGGCGCATGCCGCCGATGGCCAGAAAGTCTTCACCCAGGGCGGGACCAACCCCGCCGCCATGGCCTGCCTGGGCTGCCATGGCCCGGACGGCAAGGGCATTGCCGCCGCAGGGTTCCCCCGCCTGGCTGGCCTACCGGCCGGTTACCTGAGCAAGCAGCTGCATGACTGGCGCACTGGCAGCCGCCAGCAGCCGGTCATGGAGCCGTTGGCCAAAGCGCTGAGCGAAGATGAGATAGAGGCCGTCAGCCATTACCTGGCTGGTCTGCCGGTTGATCCTGCTCCAGACCTGCGTCGCCAACAGATCGCAAGCAACCCCACCGAGCGCCTGGCCCTCTACGGCGACTGGGGCCGGCAGATCCCCGGATGCGCGCAGTGCCATGGCCCTGGTGGCAGCGGTGTCGGCGAGCACTTCCCGCCGCTGGCCGGGCAGCCCGCCGCCTACCTGATGGCACAGCTCAACGGCTGGCGCGACGGTAGCCGCAGCAATGACCCCAACCAGCTGATGGCAGGCGTGGCCAAGGCCATGACCGACGCCGAAGTCAAGGCGATTGCCGAGTACTTCGCCCACTCCGCCAGCCCGGAGGTCAAGCCATGA
- a CDS encoding DUF1883 domain-containing protein — MKFVHQREHLNEDDIVVIECSQRCNIRLMNDANFRSFKNGGRHTYHGGHFERFPAKITVPSTGFWNITIDTVTTRPISVTRKPTLTHKIKIIRRSSSKLG, encoded by the coding sequence ATGAAATTCGTACACCAGCGCGAGCACCTCAACGAGGACGACATCGTCGTCATCGAGTGCTCCCAGCGCTGCAACATCCGCCTGATGAACGACGCCAACTTCCGCAGCTTCAAGAATGGCGGCCGGCACACCTACCATGGTGGCCACTTCGAGCGCTTCCCGGCCAAGATCACTGTGCCGAGCACCGGTTTCTGGAACATCACCATCGATACCGTGACCACCCGCCCGATCTCGGTAACGCGCAAACCGACCCTGACCCACAAGATCAAGATCATCCGCCGCTCGTCGTCGAAACTCGGATAA
- a CDS encoding NAD(P)H-dependent flavin oxidoreductase, translating into MSNWPDRRILDLLGIELPILQAPMAGASGAAMAIAVARAGGLGALPCAMLTGDQVRGEIEAFRAACPGQPLNLNFFCHQPPAPDPERGARWKQALKGYYAEVGADFDAPTPVSNRAPFDEQSCLLVEQLRPEVVSFHFGLPQTALLQRVKATGAKVLSSATTVEEAQWLEANGCDAIIAMGYEAGGHRGMFLSDDITSQIGTFALVPQIADAVRLPVIAAGGIGDHRGVVAALALGASAVQIGTAYLFCPEAKVSPAHRRALDTAPASDTALTNLFTGRPARGINNRIMRELGPMSDLAPRFPLAGGALMPLRAITDAQGNSDFSNLWSGQALRLGRHMPAEQLTREMASKALAQIAR; encoded by the coding sequence ATGAGCAACTGGCCCGACCGTCGTATCCTCGATCTGCTGGGCATCGAGTTGCCCATTCTCCAGGCGCCAATGGCCGGTGCCAGCGGTGCGGCCATGGCCATTGCCGTGGCCAGGGCGGGTGGCCTGGGTGCCCTGCCCTGCGCCATGCTCACCGGCGACCAGGTGCGTGGCGAGATCGAAGCCTTCCGCGCCGCCTGCCCTGGCCAGCCGCTGAACCTGAACTTCTTCTGCCACCAGCCGCCAGCGCCCGACCCCGAGCGTGGCGCCCGCTGGAAGCAGGCACTGAAAGGGTACTACGCCGAAGTCGGCGCCGACTTCGATGCGCCTACGCCTGTTTCCAACCGCGCCCCCTTCGATGAGCAGAGCTGCCTGCTGGTCGAGCAGTTGCGCCCGGAGGTGGTGAGTTTCCACTTCGGCTTGCCGCAAACTGCACTGCTGCAGCGGGTCAAGGCCACGGGCGCCAAGGTGCTGTCCAGTGCCACCACGGTGGAAGAAGCGCAGTGGCTCGAAGCCAATGGCTGCGATGCGATCATCGCCATGGGCTATGAAGCCGGCGGCCATCGCGGCATGTTCCTCAGCGACGACATCACCAGCCAGATCGGCACCTTCGCCCTGGTGCCGCAAATTGCCGATGCCGTGCGCCTGCCAGTGATCGCCGCTGGCGGCATCGGCGACCACCGTGGCGTGGTGGCCGCCTTGGCCCTCGGTGCCAGCGCAGTGCAGATCGGCACGGCCTACCTGTTCTGCCCGGAGGCCAAGGTCTCCCCTGCCCACCGTCGCGCTCTGGACACCGCACCGGCCAGCGACACCGCGTTGACCAACCTGTTCACCGGGCGCCCGGCGCGTGGCATCAACAACCGCATCATGCGCGAGCTGGGGCCGATGAGCGATTTGGCGCCGCGCTTCCCGCTGGCGGGTGGCGCACTAATGCCGCTGCGAGCGATTACCGATGCGCAGGGCAACAGTGATTTCAGCAACCTGTGGTCGGGGCAGGCGCTGCGCCTGGGCCGGCATATGCCAGCTGAGCAGCTGACCCGGGAGATGGCCTCCAAGGCATTGGCGCAGATTGCTCGATAA
- the modA gene encoding molybdate ABC transporter substrate-binding protein, which produces MRNRLYHLSAITLASLFSLNSAWADEVQVAVAANFTAPIQAIAKDFEKDTGHKLVAAYGATGQFYAQIKNGAPFEVFLAADDSTPKKLEEEKEIVPGSRFTYATGTLALWSAKPGYVDDKGEVLKKNQFQHLSIANPKAAPYGLAATQVLDKLKLTEATKAKIVEGQNITQAYQFVSTGNAELGFVALSQIYKDGKVESGSAWIVPANLHEPILQDAVILNKGKGNPAAKALVDYLKGPKAAAVIKSYGYEI; this is translated from the coding sequence ATGCGTAACCGTCTGTACCACTTGAGCGCCATCACCCTGGCCAGCCTGTTCTCCCTCAACAGCGCCTGGGCTGACGAGGTGCAGGTTGCGGTCGCCGCGAACTTCACCGCGCCGATCCAGGCCATCGCCAAGGACTTCGAGAAAGACACCGGCCACAAGCTGGTCGCCGCCTATGGCGCCACCGGGCAGTTCTACGCGCAGATCAAGAACGGTGCGCCGTTCGAGGTGTTCCTCGCCGCCGACGACAGCACCCCGAAGAAGCTGGAAGAGGAAAAGGAAATCGTCCCGGGCTCGCGCTTCACCTACGCCACCGGCACCCTGGCCCTGTGGTCGGCCAAGCCGGGCTATGTGGATGACAAGGGTGAAGTACTGAAGAAGAACCAGTTCCAGCACCTGTCCATCGCCAACCCGAAAGCCGCCCCTTACGGCCTGGCCGCCACCCAGGTGCTGGACAAGCTGAAGCTGACCGAGGCCACCAAGGCCAAGATCGTCGAAGGCCAGAACATCACCCAGGCCTACCAGTTCGTCTCCACCGGCAACGCCGAGCTGGGCTTCGTCGCCCTGTCGCAGATCTACAAGGACGGCAAGGTCGAAAGCGGTTCGGCCTGGATCGTCCCGGCCAACCTGCACGAGCCGATCCTGCAGGATGCGGTCATCCTCAACAAAGGCAAGGGCAACCCGGCTGCCAAGGCCCTGGTCGACTACCTGAAAGGCCCGAAAGCCGCAGCGGTGATCAAGTCCTACGGTTATGAAATCTGA
- the modB gene encoding molybdate ABC transporter permease subunit, whose protein sequence is MPLDASDFGAVWLTIKLASLTTLILLIIGTPIAWWLARTRSWLRGPVGAVVALPLVLPPTVIGFYLLIALGPHGWLGQATQAMGLGTVVFSFTGLVIGSTVYSMPFVVQPLQNAFDAIGQRPLEVAATLRASPWDTFVHVVLPLARPGFVTASILGFAHTVGEFGVVLMIGGNIPDKTRVVSVQIFDHVEAMEYSQAHWLAGAMLVFSFLVLLLLYAGRRSKAGWS, encoded by the coding sequence ATGCCACTGGACGCCAGTGACTTCGGCGCGGTCTGGCTGACCATCAAACTGGCCAGCCTGACCACGCTGATCCTGCTGATTATCGGCACGCCCATCGCCTGGTGGCTGGCGCGCACGCGCTCGTGGCTGCGCGGGCCGGTGGGCGCGGTGGTGGCGCTGCCACTGGTGCTGCCGCCGACGGTGATCGGCTTCTACCTGCTGATCGCCCTCGGCCCGCACGGCTGGCTCGGCCAGGCGACCCAGGCCATGGGCCTGGGTACCGTGGTGTTCAGCTTCACGGGCCTGGTGATCGGCTCGACGGTGTACTCCATGCCCTTCGTGGTGCAGCCGCTGCAAAACGCCTTCGACGCCATCGGCCAGCGCCCGCTGGAAGTGGCCGCGACCCTGCGCGCCAGCCCCTGGGACACGTTCGTGCATGTGGTGCTGCCGCTGGCCCGGCCCGGCTTCGTCACCGCCAGCATCCTCGGCTTTGCCCATACCGTGGGCGAGTTCGGTGTGGTGCTGATGATCGGTGGCAACATCCCCGACAAAACCCGCGTGGTCTCGGTGCAAATCTTCGATCACGTCGAGGCCATGGAATATTCGCAAGCCCACTGGCTGGCCGGTGCCATGCTGGTATTCTCGTTCCTGGTACTGCTCCTGCTCTACGCCGGGCGCCGTAGCAAAGCTGGCTGGAGCTGA